From Echeneis naucrates chromosome 7, fEcheNa1.1, whole genome shotgun sequence, one genomic window encodes:
- the LOC115046265 gene encoding mannose-specific lectin-like — translation MNKNSISTEEELRPGESLTSLDGNYKAVFQTDGNFVIYTWTPTWASNTYGQSPLRILLQQDSNLVMYNKEDKPLWASGTHANQASTRMRLTMTNEGELVLDNNGVRIWGSGQR, via the exons ATGAACAAGAACTCAATCAGCACTGAAGAGGAGCTGCGTCCAGGGGAGTCCCTCACCAGCTTAGATGGCAACTACAAAGCCGTCTTCCAG ACTGACGGCAACTTTGTCATCTACACATGGACTCCTACTTGGGCATCAAACACATACGGCCAAAGCCCACTTCGAATCCTCCTGCAGCAGGATAGCAACCTGGTTATGTACAATAAAGAAGATAAACCTCTGTGGGCCTCTGGCACCCACGCAAACCAAGCCTCCACCAGAATGCGTCTGACCATGACCAACGAAGGTGAACTGGTCCTGGACAACAATGGAGTGAGAATTTGGGGTTCTggacaaagatga